The Bacteroidota bacterium nucleotide sequence TCGGAAAAAATTCCTTCTGTCCGCCTCCGCGATGAAATAAACGGAGAAAAAAAAATAGACCTGCTCATCATGGATATTGAAGGAGCGGAATTAAAAGTACTGGAAGACTGCAGCGATGTTCTTCACCAGATTGAAAATATTTTTGTAGAATGGCACGGAGAGCGAGGAGAGCGACAACAATTGCCCCGTTTGCTCGAATTGCTTTCCGCTGCTCATTTTCATTGCAGGTTCAACAATAATATTGCCTCTTCCCCGTTCAGGAATACGCCGGTTGAAAATGGTTTTGATTCCATGCTGGAAATCTTCGCTACGAGGAAATGAACTATGCAGAACGAAAAAATGCATATCCTTTTTATTTGCAGCTGGTACCCGAACCGGAAGTTTCCTGCGCTCGGAAATTTTATCCGCGATCATGCGCACGCGCTCAGCACAACGCATCGCGTGAGCGTATTGTATGCGTGTGCGGATGAAAAACTCGAAGAAGGGCGAAGTGAAATTGTAAAAAACAAAAAGGATAATTTACTTGAACTTGTATCCTATTACGGTAAAACAAAAATTTCGGCCCCGGTATTTTCCCAGCTTGCAAAAAAGAAGAATTACATGCGTGCGATGGAAAATATTTTTCAGATGGCAATTACGGAACATGGATCTCCATCTGTTATTCACGCCCAGGTGATCTGGCCAGCGGCGATCGCAGTACTCCCCTTGCTGAAAAAATATCCGGTTCCTCTTGTAATAACGGAGCACTGGTCGGGTTATCTTCCTGAAGACGGAAATTATAAAGGTGCGATCCTGAAATATTATTCACGGAAAATGGTTGAAAAAGCCAGAGCCGTTACGGTTGTTTCTGACCGGATGAAACAAGCCATGCATAAACACGGCCTAACTAATAATTTTATTCTGCTGCCGAATTGTTCCGATGAAAGAATATTTCACACCGCGGAAAATAAAGTGAAGAAAAACGGATTTCATTTGCTGCATGTTTCCATGCTTGTTGATCGGGAAAAAAATATTTCCGGTATCCTGAATGTAATGGAAAAGCTGAAAATCCAGGATGGCATCACGCTCGATATTATCGGTGAAGGTCCCGAAAGAAATAAATTCGAAGCGATGGTTCATGAAAAAGGACTTGAAGAAAATGTTTTTTTCAAAGGATTCGGAACGCCGGAGCAAATCGCATCCGCAATGAGAAATGCCGATGCTTTACTCCTCTTCAGTAATTTCGAAGGAATGCCGGTGACAATCATCGAAGCTTTACTTTCCGGAATTCCTGTCATCGCAACACGAACCGGCCACATTCCTCAAATGATCGATGCTTCCAATGGAATTCTTGTGGAGACGGGAAATGAAACGGAACTTATAAATGCGATCCTTGATCTGCAAAAGTCTATTGATAAATTCGATGCAGTGGCCATCAGCAGAAATGCAAAAGAAAAATACAGTTACGCCGCCGCGGAAAAGATTCTTTCCGGAATTTATGACTCGCTGAAAAAAGAATGACGGGAAAAAATAAAATACGCGTCGCCATTCTCTGCAGGAAATATGAATTCGAATCCTGGGAAGCCGGTTGTATCCGCGAAGTGCTTTCCCTGCCGTCCGTGGAGATCGTATTGCTCATTGCCGAAGAAAAAGAAATTATTCCGCATAAGAATATTTTTCAACGGATCGTTTCTTATCCCTACCGGAATTTTCTCTGGAGATTCTTCAAACGCTTCCGACTTAAAATTCCGGCCATGAAGATCGTTTCCATGGAGGATGAATTGAAACACATTCCGATCATCCATTGTCAAACAGAGAAAAAGGGAAAGTATTCTGAATATTTTACGGAGGCCGATCTTGAAAAAATAAGTTCACAGCAACCGGATGTTATTCTCCGTTTTGCTTTCAATATCATCCGCGGAAAAATACTCACGCTTCCCCGCTATGGCGTCTGGTCTTTTCATCACGCCGATGAGCAACTGATTCGCGGCGGCCCCGGCGGATTCTGGGAAATTTATTTTCACATCAATCGCACAGGAGCGATCCTTCAGCGGCTTACTGAAAAATTGGACGGGGGAATCATTCTCCGTAAAGGATGGATCAAAACCATTCATCGTTCTTACAAAGCAAACCTCGACCGGTTGTTATATAACACAACCCCATGGATGAAGCAGGCGCTCATCGATATTCAACTCGGGAAATCTCCTGCACTCGCGGGTACGCCCGTTCGCACGGAGGTGCGCGTGTACACGTTCCCGCGCAATGCACAGATGATCCGCTGCTGGCTCCTTGTAAAAAAAGCAAAATGGTCTTTCCGTTTCCGCAAACTTTTCCGGCCGGAAAAATGGCATGTTGCTGTTATCCATCAGTCGAAAAAAGATATGCTTGATTCCGGGCTCGTGAATAAACCGGAATGGCTTCCCGAACCTGCGAAGAATGAATATTACGCCGATCCCTTCGGATGGAAAAACGGAAATGAGTATTCCATTCTTTTCGAACATTACAGTTACAAAAAGAAAAAAGGGGTGATTGCCGGTGCGATGAATTACCCGGGAACAGGAATAAAAACAATTCTCGAAAAAAAAGAGCATCTCTCCTATCCATTTGTTCTCCAATGCCCGCCCGTGCCTCCCGCCCGGACGAGCCATTCGGACGGGGTACGGACGGGGAAAAATGAACCTGCTTTCATCCCGGAATGTTTTCAGTCGGGAAGAATTTCATTGTATTCAGGAATTGAAAAAAATAATCCTGCTGAGAATATTCTTCTTGAAAATTTTCCTGCAGTCGATACCACACTACTTCAATGGAAAAATAAATTCTGGATCTTCTGCACGAAAGCCGGCGAAGAAAGCAATACTTCACTTTATATTTTTCATGCTGATGATATTTCCGGTAAATGGTCGCCGCATTCCAACAACCCTGTGAAATGCGATATTGCATCGGCACGCCCGGCCGGAACTCCGTTCGTTGTTGATGGAAAATTATTTCGCCCCGCGCAGGATTGCAGTAAAACCTACGGAGGTGCTGTGGTTCTGCAGGAAGTTGTGGAATTGAGCGCGCATAATTTTTCCGAGAGAGAAGTGCAGCGCCTGGAAGCTCCGCCTCAATGGAAATACAACAGGGGATTGCACACGATCTCTTTCATTGACGAGGATACTTTGCTTGTCGATGCCAAACGATTTGCTTTTAACTTTGATAACTTCCGCCACCAGTTTTCCCTGATGATCCGGAATATCTTCCGTTCATGATCCGCAACATCCTCACTAATTTTTCCGCCCGGCTCAGTGTTGCTGCGCTGAATTTTTTTATGATGCTGCTTACCACACATTATCTCGGCAAGGATATACGCGGAGAAATTTCCATGCTCATGGTCGGCGTCGCCATCATTCACCTTGTGAGTGATCTCGCCGGAGGCCCTTCGCTCGTTTATCTTGTTCCGCGCACGAGCATACGCAAATTGATGATAACTGGAATTGTGTGGAGTTTCATCGCAACAGCCGGTACCGGGTGGATACTGCTTAACCGGCAAATGGTTCCAACGGAATATTCAAAAGAACTTTTCATCATTGGAATTCTTATTTCACTGCATTCGCTCAATCAGAATATTCTCCTCGGGCAGGAACGCATTCGCGCATTCAATTTTCTTTTCATTTTCCAGGGCGCTATCCAGTTCCTTTCTATGTGCATCGCATTATTTTTATTTCACCAGCACAAATCTTATCCTTACCTGTATTCTGCAATGGCGGGCAACGGGCTTGCATTTCTAACCGGCCTTTATCTCGTCAGTAAAAAAGTAGAAACGATGCGCGTTGAAGAAACGAGAAATATTTTTCTTCTTTTATTCATGAACGGTTACTTCACACAATTTGCAAGCTTAAGTCTTCAACTCTGCAAGAGCAGGAATTTCAATGTGCTTCAAAGCACACTTAAAGACGGCAAAGGCGCAGTTGGAATTTATTCGACTGCATTTTCTTTGTCGGAAGCCATTCTTTTATTGTCGGCGAGCGCTGCTGCGGTTACACTTTCGCGCGTTGCCAATAACGCGGATCATAAACTCGAACGGAATGCGGTTCTGCGTTTGGGAAAATTCAGTTTCATTCTTACTTCGTTGGCGGTGATCTTTTTTGTTTGCCTTCCTTCCGGTTTTTACACCTGGCTGCTCGGGAAAGATTTTTCAGAAGTGAAAAATGTTTTTATAACCCTCACACCGGGGATTCTCCTTCTTAGTTTCAGCACGGTCTTCTCCCATTATTTTTCGGGAGCCGGAAAACATTACATGAATTTTCTCAGCAGCATTTTTGCACTTGGCTCGACGTGGCTGCTCTCGCAATACATGGTCGATCACTTCGGAACAAATGGCGCTGGATATACTTCTTCCCTCTCCTACGTTTTACTCGCTGGTTTCATTTTCGCAGGATTCATGATCATGAGCAGGAACCGCGGTGAATGGAAAATTTTAATTCCGTCGAAGGAAGATCTCGCATTTGTAAAAAATTTCATGAAAAGAAATTCAGGGCGCTGATGTGTGGCATAACAGGCATAGTACGTTTTAATTCTTCGGTCAATGCAATTCACCGCGTTGCAGTGGAGATGAATAATGCATTGCGCCACCGCGGACCGGACGGAGAAGGATTTATTTGTGTGAATGAAAATGGGAAAATTGAAAAATGTTCCGGTGCAGAAACTCCGCAGGAAATAATTTCTTCTTCCTATCCGCACGCTCCCGTCAATTCCATTTCTGATCAGCAGGATCCAGTTCTTGTTTTCGGCCACCGCCGGCTTTCCATCATTGATCTTTCGCCCGGGGGCCACCAGCCGCTTTGTTTTGCCAATGAAGAATTGTGGATCACTTTCAACGGCGAGATTTATAATTTTCCGGAACTGCGTGAAGAGCTTTTGGCGCTTGGTTATTTTTTCAGAACACAAACGGATACAGAAGTTGTTCTTGCCGCTTATCATCAATGGGGAGAAAATTGCACCACGCACTTCAATGGCATGTGGGCGTTCGTGCTCTTCGATAAAAAGAAAAATATCCTCTTCGGTTCGCGCGACCGATTCGGAGTGAAACCATTCTATTATTATTCTGATAAAAATATTTTCACTTTCGCCTCAGAACAAAAAGCTTTTCTTAAAAACAAATATGTTTCCACTTCACTCAACCCATTGGCTGCGGCAGATTATTTTGTGGCGGGAGAAATAGAATACCGCGAAGAAAGTTTTTTCAAAAATATCATCGAACTTTTTCCCGGACATGCTTTTGTGCTGGGCCTCGACGGAAAGAATTTCAGGAAATGTCAATGGTATGCATTGCCGGAAAAAGAAGATCAGCCGGATCTTTCTGAAGAACGTTTCCAGCACTACATCGCCGAAACAAAAAATAATTTTATCAACGCGGTGAAACTCCGCCTGCGTTCGGATGTCCCGGTTGGATCCTGCCTGAGTGGCGGCATCGACAGTTCTTCCATCGTAGGTGTGATCGCACATTTTATTGCTGAAAAAGAAAAAATAAATATCGGCGATCAGCTGAAAGTTTTTACGGCTGCATTTGACGAACCGGAAATTGATGAAAGTAATTTCGCAGCGGAAGTCGTTGCACGCACAAAAGCAGAATGGCACAAGGTGACACCGGCTCCGCAGGAATTGATTACTGATCTTGAAAAACTAGTCTTCTGCCAGGATGTTCCCATCTGGAGCACGAGTACCTACGCGCAATACCGCACGATGAAACTGGCCCATGATTGCGGAATAAAAGTAGTGCTCGACGGGCAAGGCGGTGATGAATTGTTTGCGGGTTATTTTCCTTATTACATTCCGTTCTGGAATGAATTGCGTGAAAAAAATCAGCGCATGCGTGCGCGTGATGAGATGCGCGCTTTCGGGCCTGATGTGCGTGCGTACAGGAAAAGAGAATTTCTCAAACAGCGATTCGTTCCTTCACTTCCCGTTGGACAACAGTTGCTGATACAGAAACAATATTTCCCGGATCTTGCTTACGTTGATCCTGAACTGCTCTCGCTCTACAGAAAAAATTTTGTAAAAAAAGAATTGCCTTCTTCACTGAATGAAACTTTGCGCGGCGAATTCATCAATACGCGGCTGAAAGGATATCTCAAATGCGAGGATCGCTGTTCAATGTGGCATTCGGTGGAATCGCGCACACCTTTCTCCGACGATCATTTGCTCATCGAATCGGCGTTCCGTATTCCCGGTATGATGAAGATCAGGAATGGATTCACAAAATATATTCTTCGTGAAGCCGTGCACCAATTCGTTCCCGAAAAAATTCTTGCGCGAAAAGATAAAATGGGATACAACACACCGAACAATAAATGGATCACGAAACTCAAAGATGAATTCCGCCCGTATTTTGAAACCGGGATGGAAGGTTATGTAAGAAAAGAAAAATTGCTCCGCGATTATGATTCTTTCTTTTCGGTGGAAGGAAAACCGGAGAATGGAAGAACTTTCAAATTCATTGCATTCGCGGCGTGGAGAAAAGTAATGGGGCTTTGAACCTTATTGAGATCTTCAATTCTGAAACAACACGCGCTCTTTTCCACGCGATTAACTTTGCGCCTTTACGTCCTCGCCGTTCCAATCTTATTTTCTCATTTTACCGCTAAGGCGCGAAGGCGCAAAGGAAAATTAAACCGGGATATTATCAATTTTCAGTCGTAACTTTATAGTATGAAAAAGGTTTTCCCATTTGCTTTTATTTTTCTTCTGCTTGGGTCTTGCGGGAATCCAAATCGATTGTACAATGAAAACCCGGAACGTTTTCATGCAGTAATGGATTCACTGAGTGATGAACATCTTATTGACGTGCGTGTTTCTGCTGAATTTAATAAAGGCCATATTGCCGATGCACAAAACCTCGAATGGAATACCGATCAGTTTTCAATAGCTCTGCAGTTTGATAAAAATGAGCCCGTGATGGTGTATGGTTCCTCCGGAGCGCAAAGCGCCGATGCTGCCTACTGGTTTCTCAATCACGGATTTCATAAAGTTTACCAGTTGGATGGAGGGCTGCAAGCATGGGAAAATTCAGGATTAGCATTGACAAAATCAACGGAGAACACGACTACAACTGATGTTCCTGTTTCAACAGCTTCTTATGCGGCATTGGTAAAATCGCAACATGTGGTGCTTGCCGATTTCAGTGCGGTGTGGTGTGGCCCTTGTCATCGCTTAGCGCCGAAGCTCGAAGAACTTTCGCAGGAAATGGCCGGAAAATTTTTGCTCGTGAAAGTGGATGTCGATCGTGACCGCCCTGTGGCCGATTCGATGAGCATCGCTGCAATGCCTACTTTAATTTTATACAAAGACGGAAATGTGGTGTGGAGAGCGGAAGGTGATATGGAAAAAGATTACATTGCCGGAAAACTTCGCGACGCACAATAAAAAAATCCGGATACAACCGCAACCGGATTTTTTTAAAAGTATTTTTCAGAACTATTTGCTTTTCTTCTTGCTGTCTTTCTGCGTTCCCACAAAGTCCCAGTGTTTTTTCACTTTCTCTTTTTTAGAAAGCTCTACGTTTCCTTCTATCCCGTAACCATCGATGCTGCCGGTAACGTGAATGGTCTCTTCCATTTTGTTGGTCATCTCTCCGTCAAATTCCACATAAAGCATTTCCACATCCGATCCTTCTTCGGTGTAGGCGGAATCTTTGGTCAGATCAATAGGAATGGCATCTGCGCCGGCATTTTTTCCAAAAAATTTGCAATGAAATTTACTGCCTTTGAAAGAACATTCATCAGTGGCCTGCGGTCCCGATTTCCCTTTTTTATTTTCCGTGATCGTGATCTTGTACGTTTTATTTTCCACGCTCGAAGTATCTCCTTTGAAAAGGAAAGAAGCAGCGAGAAAAAAAGCCGGAATGCTGAGAAGGAGAGTTGACGTGCGGTTCATTTGTTTTTATTTTATAGAAGCAAAGTTAAACTTTCGGGTGTATTTTTGGAGATGCGCATTTATTATTTACCAACGGATTTTTCATTACGATGAGTATTCCGCTTGCAGAACGCCTTCGCCCGGTAACTATTGACGGATACATCGGGCAACAGCACCTGGTGGGTGAAGGAGCTGTGCTTCGCAATATGATCAACTCCGGCAATATTCATTCCATGATCTTCTGGGGGCCGCCCGGCGTTGGAAAAACTACATTGGCAAATATCATTGCAACTACTTTAAAACGCCCGTTCTATTCGCTGAGCGCTATCAATTCAGGAGTGAAAGACATCCGCGATGTCATTGACAAAGCAAAGAGCCAGGCATTTTTCGGTACGAATCTTCCGGTACTTTTCATTGACGAAATTCATCGTTTCAGCAAATCGCAACAAGATTCTTTACTGGGCGCTGTAGAAAAAGGAACCATCACGCTCATTGGCGCCACTACCGAAAATCCTTCATTCGAAGTGATCTCCGCTTTGCTTTCACGCTGCCAGGTTTACGTGCTGAAGCCGCTGGAGAAAGAAGATCTGCTTCATCTTCTCGATGTAGCCATGAAAGAAGATGAAATATTAAAAAATAAAAAGATCATTGTCGAAGAGAACGAAGCGTTGCTGCGCTTGTCGGGCGGCGATGCCAGAAAACTCCTGAATATTTTTGAACTCGTTGTGCAATCGGGAAAAGAGAAAGTCTCCATTACGAATGAAATGGTGATGAAAAATGTACAACAGAATCTTGCGCTGTATGATAAAGCGGGCGAGCAACATTACGATATCATTTCTGCGTTCATCAAATCCATGCGCGGGAGCGATCCGAATGCGGCCGTGTACTGGCTTGCGCGCATGCTCGCGGGCGGAGAAGATCCGCTTTTCATTGCGCGGAGAATGGTGATCCTCGCTTCTGAAGATATCGGCAATGCAAATCCAAATGCGCTTTTACTTGCGAATAATTGTTTCCAGGCGGTGAATATGATCGGTTTGCCGGAAGGAAGGATCATTCTTTCGCAATGCGCAGTTTATCTTGCTTCCTCTCCGAAAAGTAATGCATCGTACATGGCCATTGAAAATGCGGTGGAATTGGT carries:
- a CDS encoding replication-associated recombination protein A; the encoded protein is MSIPLAERLRPVTIDGYIGQQHLVGEGAVLRNMINSGNIHSMIFWGPPGVGKTTLANIIATTLKRPFYSLSAINSGVKDIRDVIDKAKSQAFFGTNLPVLFIDEIHRFSKSQQDSLLGAVEKGTITLIGATTENPSFEVISALLSRCQVYVLKPLEKEDLLHLLDVAMKEDEILKNKKIIVEENEALLRLSGGDARKLLNIFELVVQSGKEKVSITNEMVMKNVQQNLALYDKAGEQHYDIISAFIKSMRGSDPNAAVYWLARMLAGGEDPLFIARRMVILASEDIGNANPNALLLANNCFQAVNMIGLPEGRIILSQCAVYLASSPKSNASYMAIENAVELVNETGDQPVPLHLRNAPTKMMKDFGYGKNYGYAHAYEGNFSEQEYLPEDLSGTKLYEPGNNLRENEMRNYLKNCWKEKYNY
- the asnB gene encoding asparagine synthase (glutamine-hydrolyzing) — translated: MCGITGIVRFNSSVNAIHRVAVEMNNALRHRGPDGEGFICVNENGKIEKCSGAETPQEIISSSYPHAPVNSISDQQDPVLVFGHRRLSIIDLSPGGHQPLCFANEELWITFNGEIYNFPELREELLALGYFFRTQTDTEVVLAAYHQWGENCTTHFNGMWAFVLFDKKKNILFGSRDRFGVKPFYYYSDKNIFTFASEQKAFLKNKYVSTSLNPLAAADYFVAGEIEYREESFFKNIIELFPGHAFVLGLDGKNFRKCQWYALPEKEDQPDLSEERFQHYIAETKNNFINAVKLRLRSDVPVGSCLSGGIDSSSIVGVIAHFIAEKEKINIGDQLKVFTAAFDEPEIDESNFAAEVVARTKAEWHKVTPAPQELITDLEKLVFCQDVPIWSTSTYAQYRTMKLAHDCGIKVVLDGQGGDELFAGYFPYYIPFWNELREKNQRMRARDEMRAFGPDVRAYRKREFLKQRFVPSLPVGQQLLIQKQYFPDLAYVDPELLSLYRKNFVKKELPSSLNETLRGEFINTRLKGYLKCEDRCSMWHSVESRTPFSDDHLLIESAFRIPGMMKIRNGFTKYILREAVHQFVPEKILARKDKMGYNTPNNKWITKLKDEFRPYFETGMEGYVRKEKLLRDYDSFFSVEGKPENGRTFKFIAFAAWRKVMGL
- a CDS encoding glycosyltransferase, producing MQNEKMHILFICSWYPNRKFPALGNFIRDHAHALSTTHRVSVLYACADEKLEEGRSEIVKNKKDNLLELVSYYGKTKISAPVFSQLAKKKNYMRAMENIFQMAITEHGSPSVIHAQVIWPAAIAVLPLLKKYPVPLVITEHWSGYLPEDGNYKGAILKYYSRKMVEKARAVTVVSDRMKQAMHKHGLTNNFILLPNCSDERIFHTAENKVKKNGFHLLHVSMLVDREKNISGILNVMEKLKIQDGITLDIIGEGPERNKFEAMVHEKGLEENVFFKGFGTPEQIASAMRNADALLLFSNFEGMPVTIIEALLSGIPVIATRTGHIPQMIDASNGILVETGNETELINAILDLQKSIDKFDAVAISRNAKEKYSYAAAEKILSGIYDSLKKE